A section of the Humulus lupulus chromosome 2, drHumLupu1.1, whole genome shotgun sequence genome encodes:
- the LOC133814390 gene encoding uncharacterized protein LOC133814390: MNGRVQGNFLGRKGLRQGDPISPLLSVLVMEYFTRLLIEATQTKDFKYHPSCKKLKLVILCFVDDLVLFCKGADASVQIIKDSFKSFSLASRLTANLDKSRVYFGGMAEKETKSILERLHFAEATFPIKYLGIPHRPTKWKAGDCAAIIKKIHMKLHHWSSRHLSFAGRAQLINSVLLGIDAIYLKGESFWDYKIHSDVSWYWCKLVNLKSVITAEVLEKSVKNNKVNVSNLYVQLLNKEKVSFAHVVWCNLTLPKHKFILWQATLGHLLTTNNLVRCHMQLNSVMCPTCDMQQESHDHLFFQCQFSQLVRIRIAEWLGNAIWPVQFKDRSSWMMGKPKGLKKMLAAAALAASVYLIWWNRNNCLFNFCSMTVDKFIYLLKVYLKARVAKLSRTKLKSKDLAFLEKLSLM, encoded by the exons ATGAATGGTAGAGTCCAAGGTAACTTTCTTGGGAGGAAGGGTCTTAGACAAGGAGACCCAATTTCTCCTTTGCTTTCTGTTCTTGTTATGGAGTATTTTACTAGGCTTCTCATTGAAGCTACTCAAACTAAGGATTTCAAATATCACCCTAGTTGTAAGAAGCTGAAGTTGGTGATCCTTTGTTTTGTTGATGATTTGGTGCTGTTTTGTAAGGGAGCTGATGCATCTGTTCAGATTATTAAAGATTCCTTCAAGTCTTTTAGTCTTGCCTCTCGTTTAACAGCCAATCTAGATAAATCTCGGGTTTATTTTGGGGGTATGGCAGAGAAAGAGACCAAGAGTATTCTAGAGCGACTTCACTTTGCTGAAGCTACTTTCCCTATAAAGTATCTTGGAATTCCTCATAGACCTACGAAGTGGAAAGCAGGGGACTGTGCAGCAATAATAAAAAAGATCCACATGAAGCTTCATCATTGGTCCAGTCGTCATTTGTCCTTTGCTGGGAGAGCTCAGCTTATCAACTCTGTGTTATTGGGG ATAGATGCCATTTATCTTAAaggggaaagtttctgggattaCAAAATTCATTCTGATGTGAGCTGGTACTGGTGTAAGTTGGTTAATCTGAAATCTGTTATCACTGCTGAGGTGCTGGAAAAGTCAGTTAAGAACAACAAAGTTAATGTTAGCAATCTTTATGTTCAGCTGCTAAACAAGGAAAAGGTTTCATTTGCTCATGTGGTTTGGTGCAATCTGACTTTGCCCAAGCACAAATTTATCTTATGGCAAGCTACTTTAGGTCATTTACTGACCACAAACAACTTGGTGCGGTGCCACATGCAGTTGAATTCTGTTATGTGCCCGACTTGTGATATGCAGCAGGAAAGCCACGACCATCTGTTCTTTCAGTGCCAGTTTTCTCAGTTGGTGAGAATTCGAATTGCTGAATGGCTGGGGAATGCTATCTGGCCAGTTCAGTTTAAAGATCGGTCTTCTTGGATGATGGGGAAGCCTAAGGGTCTGAAGAAAATGCTGGCAGCAGCAGCTTTAGCTGCTTCAGTCTATCTGATTTGGTGGAATAGGAACAATTGTCTGTTTAATTTTTGTTCTATGACTGTggataaatttatttatttgttaaaaGTTTACTTGAAAGCTAGAGTTGCTAAACTGTCTAGGACTAAGTTGAAGAGCAAAGATTTAGCTTTCCTTGAGAAATTAAGTCTCATGTAA